The Verrucomicrobiota bacterium JB022 genome contains a region encoding:
- a CDS encoding family 43 glycosylhydrolase: MKSYRKAGWLFARLFALFFLTFGASWANAQAPSHDPTTMIRNTDGRYWIFTTGDGVWAMSSSNPNFTDWQPEPPVFPIGTWPGWIGNYVSGFNGFFWAPEVIYMNGQYYLYYSCAGIGAPAAIGLATAPNLLGPWTDRGLIVAGNNAIDPAILRDGSRLYMTYGNWQTGIDLIQLSTTTGLRSGSSHWDLVPGQVEAPYLIKNGSYYYLFFQRGLCCNGVNSSYYTVVARSTSVTGPYVDKNGVSVSNGGGSVFLPNRDGPYIGPGHVGIGEGKLTYHYYDGNDNGNAKLRVTTLSWVNGWPVADDVTIPQQTVAPGTYSLQNRANGKMLDNYGSTADGAIISQYTDNTSVNQRWVVTYSDGYYKLQCVTGGKFLDTLGNTSDGSTIGQWASSPSFNQQWIFVPMGGGYYKLVNRATGKCLDTEGSSSNGAEMKQYFSNTSPNQQWRFVAP; encoded by the coding sequence ATGAAATCCTACCGAAAAGCCGGATGGCTCTTCGCGCGCCTGTTCGCGCTCTTTTTCCTCACCTTTGGCGCTTCGTGGGCCAACGCCCAGGCCCCAAGCCACGATCCAACGACCATGATCCGCAATACGGATGGGCGTTACTGGATCTTCACGACCGGTGACGGCGTCTGGGCCATGTCGTCCAGCAACCCGAACTTCACCGACTGGCAGCCAGAACCCCCGGTGTTCCCGATTGGCACCTGGCCGGGCTGGATCGGCAATTACGTCAGCGGCTTCAACGGCTTCTTCTGGGCCCCAGAAGTCATCTACATGAACGGCCAGTATTACCTCTATTACTCCTGCGCAGGCATCGGGGCACCCGCCGCCATCGGCCTCGCCACCGCGCCCAACCTGCTGGGCCCTTGGACTGACCGCGGCCTCATTGTGGCCGGCAACAACGCCATCGACCCCGCCATCCTGCGCGACGGCAGCCGCCTCTACATGACCTACGGCAACTGGCAGACCGGCATCGACCTGATCCAGCTCAGCACCACGACCGGCCTGCGCTCAGGCTCCAGCCATTGGGACTTGGTGCCCGGGCAGGTCGAAGCGCCCTACCTGATCAAGAACGGCAGCTACTACTACCTCTTCTTCCAGCGCGGGCTCTGCTGCAACGGCGTCAACAGCAGCTACTACACCGTCGTGGCCCGCTCGACCAGCGTCACGGGACCCTACGTCGACAAGAATGGTGTCAGCGTCTCCAACGGCGGCGGGAGCGTTTTCCTCCCCAACCGCGACGGGCCCTATATCGGGCCCGGCCACGTCGGCATCGGCGAAGGCAAGCTGACTTACCACTACTACGATGGTAACGACAACGGCAACGCCAAGCTGCGGGTGACGACGCTCAGCTGGGTCAACGGCTGGCCCGTCGCCGACGATGTCACCATCCCCCAGCAAACCGTTGCGCCCGGCACCTACAGCCTGCAAAACCGCGCCAACGGCAAGATGCTCGACAACTACGGCTCGACCGCAGATGGCGCGATCATCTCGCAGTACACCGACAACACGAGCGTCAACCAGCGCTGGGTCGTCACCTACAGCGATGGCTATTACAAGCTGCAGTGCGTCACCGGCGGCAAGTTCCTCGATACCCTGGGCAACACCAGCGACGGCTCGACCATCGGCCAGTGGGCCAGCAGCCCGAGCTTTAACCAGCAGTGGATCTTCGTCCCGATGGGCGGGGGCTACTACAAGCTCGTCAACCGCGCGACGGGCAAATGCCTCGATACCGAGGGCTCGTCGAGCAATGGCGCTGAAATGAAGCAGTATTTCAGCAACACCAGCCCCAACCAGCAATGGCGCTTCGTCGCGCCCTAA
- a CDS encoding rhamnogalacturonan lyase → MLPRYVLPLALTAPLALTAQPLMEHLDRGVVAVHQPDGSVFVSWRLLANDPEGAAFNVYRTTAPADEQDWGDFRSRDDAKAGTVKLNEQPLTGPTWLVDPWPSLDRDTTYVVRPVVDGKESAAKDPGYTLPAGAPPLPYHSIALKTPEGYTPNDASVADLDGDGALEIVLKQEGRAQDNSRSGVTDPVILQAYKLDGTQLWEINLGPNIRAGAHYTQFMVYDFDGDGRAEVICKTADGTIDGLGQVIGDADANYVNDRGFILEGSEFLTVFDGETGKVLDTVDYVPGRHPTEAHPTPEQMAEVWGDGRGNRMDRFLATVAYLDGERPSVVMARGYYTRSVLAAWDWDGRNLEQRWVFDSSASAENRPYAGQGNHNLAAADVDNDGRQEIVYGAMVVDDDGTGLYSTGWGHGDALHVTDHVPSNPGLEVFSIQERFDQQGMNMRDAAGGEPIFLIPSVKAAESGGDKGEGPGRGNAFNIDPRWPGSESWAAGAGMSGIYNAAGERVLEKPRGLPTNFAVWWDGDLLRELLDRNFVLKWNWETEQLEPLLVAHACTSNNGTKATPALSGDIWGDWREEIIWRTRDNSELRIYTSTIPTEHRIVTLLHDPQYRVALAWQNVAYNQPPHPSFYLDPAAPLPEKPKVRVRE, encoded by the coding sequence ATGCTACCCCGATACGTTCTTCCCCTCGCGCTGACCGCGCCGCTGGCTTTGACGGCCCAGCCCCTGATGGAGCACCTCGACCGCGGCGTGGTGGCCGTGCACCAGCCCGATGGCAGCGTATTTGTGAGCTGGCGCCTGCTGGCCAACGACCCCGAAGGCGCGGCCTTCAATGTCTACCGCACCACTGCCCCCGCCGACGAACAGGACTGGGGCGACTTCCGCTCGCGAGACGATGCCAAGGCCGGTACGGTCAAGCTCAACGAGCAGCCGCTGACGGGCCCCACGTGGTTGGTCGACCCTTGGCCCTCTCTCGACCGCGACACGACTTACGTGGTGCGTCCGGTGGTGGACGGGAAGGAAAGCGCGGCGAAAGATCCAGGCTACACCCTGCCGGCTGGTGCGCCGCCGTTGCCCTACCATTCGATCGCGCTCAAAACTCCGGAGGGCTACACCCCCAACGACGCTTCGGTGGCCGACCTCGATGGCGACGGTGCCCTCGAAATCGTGCTGAAACAGGAAGGCCGGGCGCAGGACAACTCCCGCTCGGGCGTGACGGACCCGGTGATCCTCCAGGCTTACAAACTCGACGGCACCCAGCTCTGGGAGATCAACCTCGGCCCCAATATCCGCGCCGGCGCCCACTACACCCAGTTCATGGTCTACGACTTCGACGGCGACGGACGCGCGGAAGTGATTTGCAAGACAGCCGACGGTACCATTGACGGGCTGGGGCAGGTGATCGGTGACGCCGATGCGAACTATGTCAACGATCGCGGCTTTATCCTCGAAGGCTCTGAGTTTCTGACCGTTTTCGATGGCGAGACGGGCAAGGTGCTCGACACGGTGGATTACGTGCCGGGGCGTCACCCGACCGAAGCCCACCCGACGCCGGAGCAAATGGCCGAAGTGTGGGGCGATGGCCGAGGTAACCGCATGGACCGCTTTCTCGCCACCGTGGCCTACCTCGACGGCGAGCGCCCCAGCGTCGTGATGGCGCGTGGCTACTACACCCGCAGCGTGCTCGCGGCCTGGGATTGGGACGGGCGCAACCTGGAGCAACGCTGGGTCTTCGACAGCTCGGCCAGCGCCGAAAACCGCCCCTACGCCGGCCAAGGCAACCACAACCTCGCGGCGGCCGATGTCGACAACGACGGGCGGCAGGAGATCGTCTACGGCGCCATGGTGGTCGACGACGACGGCACCGGCCTCTACAGCACCGGCTGGGGCCACGGCGACGCCCTGCATGTGACCGACCATGTGCCCTCCAACCCCGGGCTGGAAGTCTTCAGCATTCAGGAACGCTTCGACCAACAGGGCATGAACATGCGCGATGCTGCCGGTGGTGAGCCGATCTTCCTCATCCCCTCCGTCAAGGCAGCGGAATCGGGCGGCGACAAGGGCGAAGGCCCCGGTCGCGGCAACGCCTTCAATATCGACCCACGCTGGCCCGGCTCAGAATCCTGGGCGGCAGGGGCCGGGATGAGCGGCATCTACAACGCCGCTGGCGAGCGCGTGCTCGAAAAACCACGCGGCCTGCCCACCAACTTCGCCGTCTGGTGGGATGGCGACCTGTTGCGTGAACTGCTCGACCGAAATTTCGTGCTGAAGTGGAATTGGGAAACGGAGCAACTCGAACCCCTGCTCGTCGCGCACGCCTGCACCTCCAACAACGGCACGAAGGCCACCCCGGCGCTCAGCGGCGACATCTGGGGCGACTGGCGCGAGGAAATCATCTGGCGCACCCGCGACAATTCCGAGCTGCGCATCTACACCAGCACGATCCCGACGGAACACCGCATCGTCACCCTGTTGCACGACCCCCAATACCGGGTGGCACTCGCTTGGCAAAACGTGGCCTACAACCAGCCGCCGCACCCCAGCTTCTACCTCGACCCGGCCGCCCCGCTACCGGAAAAGCCGAAGGTCCGCGTGCGGGAGTAG
- a CDS encoding MFS transporter, translating to MEPLAPAPIGRAEQWATRCAFFIAGLAIAAWAPLVPFAKARAGLDEGSLGLLLLCLGIGSLIAMPFSGLLAGRFGCRWVIVISSLFVCLALPLLATASHVVALGGALFLFGAAVGSVDCVVNIQAVIVERASGRSMMSGFHGLFSVGGIVGAGGVSLLLMLGVSPLGAAFVVVGCLLATILASIRGLLPYGSASSGPLFALPRGVVLFLGVLCFIMFLTEGAVLDWSAVFLHALRGVDQAHAGLGYAAFATTMTIGRLTGDAIVRQLGGLRVIAIGGVLAAGGLALAVGVPHWLAGMVGFSLVGAGCSNIVPVLFTAVGKQQTMPEHVAVPAISTLGYAGILVGPAMIGFIAKGWSLPFAFALLAVALVGVAASSRWLRV from the coding sequence ATGGAACCGCTGGCCCCTGCCCCCATCGGTCGCGCCGAGCAATGGGCGACCCGCTGCGCCTTCTTTATTGCCGGGCTGGCCATCGCCGCCTGGGCTCCGCTGGTGCCCTTTGCCAAAGCGCGGGCAGGGCTGGACGAAGGCTCGCTGGGCCTGCTGCTGCTCTGCCTCGGCATCGGCTCGTTGATTGCAATGCCGTTCTCGGGCCTGCTGGCGGGCCGCTTCGGTTGCCGTTGGGTTATCGTGATCAGCAGTCTTTTCGTGTGTCTGGCGCTGCCGCTGTTGGCGACAGCCTCGCACGTAGTCGCGCTGGGTGGGGCGCTGTTCCTGTTCGGCGCCGCCGTCGGCTCGGTCGATTGCGTGGTCAATATCCAGGCGGTGATCGTGGAGCGCGCGAGCGGTCGCAGTATGATGTCGGGCTTCCATGGCCTGTTTAGTGTCGGCGGGATCGTCGGCGCGGGCGGAGTCAGTCTGCTTCTGATGCTCGGGGTATCGCCTCTCGGCGCGGCCTTTGTGGTCGTGGGTTGCCTGCTGGCGACGATTCTGGCCTCGATCCGCGGGCTCCTGCCCTATGGCAGCGCCTCCAGTGGGCCTTTGTTTGCGCTGCCGCGTGGGGTGGTGCTCTTCCTTGGCGTGCTCTGCTTCATCATGTTCTTGACCGAAGGGGCGGTGCTCGACTGGAGCGCCGTGTTTCTCCACGCCTTGCGCGGGGTCGACCAGGCGCATGCGGGCCTCGGCTACGCGGCCTTTGCCACCACTATGACGATTGGCCGCCTGACGGGTGATGCCATCGTGCGCCAGCTCGGCGGCCTGCGCGTGATCGCCATCGGCGGCGTGCTGGCGGCGGGGGGGCTGGCCCTGGCCGTGGGCGTGCCGCACTGGCTGGCGGGCATGGTCGGCTTTTCGCTCGTCGGCGCTGGCTGCTCCAACATCGTGCCGGTGCTCTTTACCGCCGTGGGTAAGCAACAGACGATGCCCGAGCACGTGGCGGTGCCTGCCATCTCGACCCTCGGCTACGCGGGCATCCTCGTCGGCCCGGCCATGATCGGCTTCATCGCCAAAGGCTGGAGCCTGCCATTCGCGTTTGCTCTGCTCGCTGTGGCGCTGGTGGGTGTGGCGGCCAGTTCACGCTGGCTGCGGGTCTAG
- a CDS encoding methionine biosynthesis protein MetW, which translates to MPPRQQIKRETEQSILSDWIQPEQRVLDVGCGRGILLEHLTRTKQVYGVGVDSDLEKVASCVKRSVNVYMGDAEAFLSYQPAGAFDWVVMSRTVQELDQPGKVIAECLRVAGSMAIGFVNFGYWRNRLDIVRHSRHGVSDVFPRAWEEDWRHNQISVEEFERFCARQGYNIRQAVYLRGDWKTPCRVLTGWRAGYALYWLERK; encoded by the coding sequence ATGCCTCCCCGCCAACAGATCAAGCGAGAGACGGAGCAGAGCATCCTCAGCGACTGGATCCAGCCGGAGCAACGCGTGCTGGATGTGGGCTGCGGACGCGGCATCCTGCTCGAACACCTCACCCGCACCAAGCAAGTCTATGGCGTGGGCGTCGACAGCGACCTGGAGAAGGTCGCCAGCTGTGTGAAACGCAGCGTCAACGTCTACATGGGCGACGCGGAAGCCTTCCTCAGCTACCAGCCCGCCGGCGCGTTTGACTGGGTCGTGATGTCACGCACCGTGCAAGAGCTCGACCAGCCCGGCAAGGTGATCGCGGAGTGCCTGCGCGTGGCGGGCAGCATGGCCATCGGCTTCGTCAACTTTGGCTACTGGCGCAACCGCCTCGACATCGTGCGGCACAGCCGCCACGGCGTGAGCGACGTCTTCCCCCGCGCCTGGGAGGAGGACTGGCGGCACAACCAGATCAGCGTCGAAGAGTTCGAGCGGTTCTGCGCCCGGCAAGGTTACAATATCCGCCAGGCCGTCTACCTGCGGGGCGACTGGAAGACGCCGTGCCGCGTCCTGACCGGCTGGCGGGCGGGCTACGCCCTTTATTGGCTGGAGCGCAAGTAG
- a CDS encoding homoserine O-acetyltransferase: MQEPEQVDTFAHSGEVGLVEWHDFVSSRPFTFVNGETLPGFRLRYETYGKLNAARDNAILICHALSGDHHCAGVHSIRDRKPGWWNNMIGPGKPIDTNRFFVICSNCLGGCQGSTGPTSINPETGHAYHLDFPVVTIADMVRAQHRLLTEELGLDQLFAVVGGSMGGMQVLEWGVRYPEMVRRLLPMATTARQNAQAIAFNEVGRLAIVQDPNWNNGAYPQGHGPHVGLAVARMMAHITYLSDTGLDQKFGRERVSRAAARTLFDAEFQVESYLRYQGQSFTNRFDANTYLYFTKALDRFDLYGESGRLEETFAPVQARTLVIGFTSDWLFPPRQNRDIALALLRAGKQASYAEIDLPLGHDSFLVHAPELYDLVERFLL; the protein is encoded by the coding sequence ATGCAAGAACCGGAGCAAGTCGATACTTTCGCGCACTCGGGCGAGGTGGGACTCGTGGAATGGCATGATTTTGTCAGCTCCCGGCCCTTCACGTTTGTGAATGGGGAGACCCTGCCCGGCTTCCGCCTGCGCTACGAGACCTACGGCAAGCTCAACGCGGCTCGTGATAACGCCATCCTGATTTGTCACGCCTTGAGTGGCGACCACCATTGCGCTGGGGTCCACTCGATCCGCGACCGCAAGCCGGGCTGGTGGAACAACATGATCGGGCCGGGCAAGCCGATCGACACCAATCGCTTCTTCGTCATCTGCTCCAATTGCCTGGGCGGCTGCCAGGGAAGCACGGGGCCCACCTCGATCAACCCCGAGACGGGCCACGCCTACCACCTCGACTTCCCTGTCGTGACGATTGCCGACATGGTCCGCGCGCAGCATCGCCTGTTGACCGAGGAGCTTGGCCTCGACCAGCTCTTTGCCGTCGTCGGCGGCAGCATGGGCGGCATGCAGGTGCTGGAGTGGGGCGTGCGTTACCCGGAGATGGTGCGCCGCCTCCTGCCCATGGCCACCACGGCCCGCCAGAACGCCCAGGCCATCGCCTTCAACGAAGTCGGCCGCCTCGCCATCGTGCAAGACCCGAACTGGAACAACGGCGCCTACCCGCAAGGGCACGGGCCTCACGTGGGCCTCGCCGTGGCGCGCATGATGGCGCACATCACCTACCTCAGCGACACCGGGCTCGACCAGAAGTTTGGCCGCGAACGGGTCAGCCGTGCCGCCGCGCGCACCCTGTTCGACGCCGAATTCCAGGTCGAGAGCTACCTGCGCTACCAGGGGCAGAGCTTTACCAACCGCTTCGACGCCAACACGTACCTCTACTTTACCAAGGCGCTCGACCGCTTCGACCTTTACGGCGAATCCGGGCGGCTGGAGGAGACGTTTGCGCCGGTGCAGGCTCGTACCCTCGTCATTGGGTTCACGAGCGACTGGCTCTTCCCGCCGCGCCAGAACCGCGATATCGCGCTCGCCCTGCTGCGGGCCGGCAAGCAGGCGAGCTACGCCGAGATCGACCTGCCACTGGGCCACGACTCCTTCCTCGTGCACGCCCCCGAACTCTACGACCTCGTAGAACGTTTCCTTCTCTAG
- a CDS encoding ATP-binding protein has product MNDFFTHFWSTKGFMPHSHCYTVEYGTFWLAVGADVLIAAAYFSIPYALWILVKQRSDLIHRNLFYLFASFIFLCGVTHIFSMIGMWHPLYRVDAALRLLTGLVSLGTSIVLWRALPTILQFPSKAQMEAAQLEAARQELLREKEAASNRMKSEFLANMSHEIRTPLNGVIGMLDVLLQSNLDDRQNDCVKVALDASERLLVIINDVLDLSKIEAGKLQFNHADLILREVAEEVMDLLRLQADEKGLAFTLQVDRALPHTLHGDAARISQILINLLSNALKFTRRGEVALHLRHVETEAQRVTVELEVKDTGIGIPQDRLDAIFDAFTQTDASIQKHFGGTGLGLTIASRLSQLMGGGLRVESAVGQGSTFTARLQLQTAQTAEAKPAPAQPASPAAEPQGPQWHILLVEDSPANRNVLQRMIEGPNYRVTAAETAEAAWPLLEAEPFDLLLVDVRLPGVDGLEFTRLYREREQARNRTPRPIVGLSAQAMREDVEAGMEAGMDAYLTKPVRRHELLSMLDRFRLGVEEQPVE; this is encoded by the coding sequence ATGAACGATTTTTTCACGCACTTTTGGTCGACGAAGGGCTTCATGCCACACAGCCACTGCTATACCGTCGAGTATGGCACCTTCTGGCTCGCCGTAGGTGCCGACGTGCTGATCGCCGCAGCCTACTTCTCGATCCCGTACGCCCTCTGGATCCTGGTCAAGCAGCGGTCCGACCTGATCCACCGCAACCTGTTCTACCTGTTTGCGTCGTTCATCTTCCTTTGCGGCGTCACCCACATCTTCAGCATGATCGGGATGTGGCACCCACTTTATCGGGTCGACGCCGCGCTGCGGCTGCTCACCGGCCTCGTCTCGCTCGGCACCAGCATCGTGCTCTGGCGGGCACTGCCCACCATCCTGCAGTTCCCCAGCAAGGCGCAGATGGAAGCCGCCCAGCTCGAAGCCGCCCGGCAGGAGCTGCTGCGCGAGAAGGAGGCCGCCTCCAATCGCATGAAGAGCGAGTTCCTCGCCAACATGAGCCATGAGATCCGCACGCCCCTCAACGGCGTCATCGGCATGCTCGACGTGCTCCTGCAAAGCAACCTCGACGACCGCCAGAACGACTGCGTAAAAGTCGCGCTCGACGCCTCCGAGCGCCTGCTCGTGATCATCAACGACGTGCTCGACCTCTCCAAGATCGAGGCCGGCAAGCTCCAGTTCAACCACGCCGACCTCATCCTCCGCGAAGTGGCCGAAGAGGTGATGGACCTCCTGCGCCTGCAGGCCGACGAAAAAGGCCTCGCCTTTACCCTTCAGGTCGATCGGGCCTTGCCGCACACCCTCCATGGCGACGCCGCCCGCATCTCGCAGATCCTCATCAACCTGCTCTCGAACGCGCTCAAGTTTACCCGCCGGGGCGAAGTGGCCCTGCACCTGCGCCACGTGGAGACCGAAGCCCAGCGCGTCACGGTCGAGCTGGAAGTAAAGGACACCGGCATCGGCATCCCCCAAGACCGCCTCGACGCCATTTTCGACGCCTTTACCCAGACCGACGCCAGCATCCAGAAGCACTTCGGCGGCACCGGCCTCGGCCTCACCATCGCCAGCCGCCTCTCGCAGCTCATGGGTGGCGGCCTGCGCGTCGAAAGCGCCGTCGGCCAAGGCTCGACTTTCACCGCCCGCCTCCAGCTGCAAACGGCTCAGACCGCCGAAGCCAAGCCGGCCCCCGCTCAGCCCGCCTCGCCTGCCGCCGAGCCCCAGGGCCCGCAGTGGCACATCCTGCTGGTCGAAGACTCTCCGGCCAACCGCAACGTGCTGCAACGCATGATCGAAGGCCCCAACTACCGGGTGACAGCCGCCGAGACGGCCGAAGCCGCCTGGCCCCTGCTCGAAGCCGAGCCCTTCGACCTGCTCCTCGTCGACGTGCGCCTGCCCGGCGTCGACGGCCTCGAATTCACCCGCCTCTACCGTGAGCGCGAGCAGGCCCGCAACCGCACCCCCCGCCCCATCGTCGGCCTCTCTGCCCAAGCCATGCGCGAAGACGTCGAAGCCGGCATGGAAGCCGGCATGGACGCCTACCTCACCAAACCCGTCCGCCGCCACGAACTGCTCTCCATGCTCGACCGCTTCCGCCTCGGAGTCGAAGAGCAGCCGGTGGAGTAG
- a CDS encoding ATP-dependent helicase has protein sequence MDWDDYSPIDFEAQLNEEQYAAVTAPDGPALVLAGAGSGKTRTLTYRVAYLLLERGIHPGSLMLLTFTNKAAREMLDRVTELTGEHKRPYWTGTFHSIGGRLLRQHAEAVGMQPNYSILDADDADSLLKNLIKNIDSRWLRNKDNPKPSVIGDLISFSRNTSMSLRELIGERMPWEEEEQVGKILQFAAAYQQAKQQQNVMDYDDLLVFTRDLLRDHEEIRARLQQRFTHILVDEYQDTNTIQSEIVDLLAGERHNIMAVGDDAQCIYTWRGANFENIRDFPDRHPGTQIYKIVRNYRSTPEILALANSVLRAQPAAAGYEKELVAAREPGLLPFIVPAIDSKMQAQFIIKRIEALFRDGECKLGDIAILYRSHYQALDLQLEFSRRGIPFVITSGVRFFEQAHIRDFVSQLIVVSNPTNLQAWERLLCLLEKVGPVTVNKILKAAQKVVEAQAKTHQADQGSLFEAAAPRQSESLIQAMADETVVAKVPDVSRDTFVSLVATLRELEAAMQQPATLVKPVRLIELAIEGWYVDHMRNLYANYREREDDLQGLVEFAARFETLEDLLSQLVLLNSETTNRGVELSDDTVRMTTIHQSKGLEFPVVFVIGVAEEQFPSRRTIETGDMEEERRLFYVAVTRAKDELYLCYPMINAGRGGGSLRLEPSRFLQELPRDLYEKLNARSVTAHY, from the coding sequence ATGGACTGGGATGACTACTCGCCCATCGACTTTGAGGCGCAGCTGAACGAAGAGCAATACGCCGCCGTGACGGCCCCCGACGGCCCTGCCCTCGTGCTCGCCGGCGCCGGCTCGGGCAAGACGCGCACCCTGACCTATCGCGTGGCCTACCTGCTGCTCGAACGCGGCATCCACCCCGGCAGCCTCATGCTGCTCACCTTTACCAACAAGGCCGCGCGCGAGATGCTCGACCGCGTGACCGAGCTGACCGGCGAACACAAGCGCCCCTACTGGACGGGTACCTTCCACAGCATCGGCGGTCGCCTCCTGCGCCAGCACGCCGAGGCCGTCGGCATGCAGCCCAATTACTCCATCCTCGACGCCGACGACGCTGACAGCCTGCTGAAGAACCTGATCAAGAACATCGACAGCCGTTGGCTGCGCAACAAGGACAACCCCAAGCCCAGCGTCATCGGCGACCTGATCAGCTTTTCCCGTAACACCAGTATGAGCTTGCGCGAGCTGATCGGCGAGCGCATGCCCTGGGAAGAAGAGGAGCAAGTGGGCAAGATCCTGCAGTTTGCCGCCGCCTATCAGCAGGCCAAACAGCAGCAAAACGTGATGGACTACGACGACCTGCTCGTCTTCACCCGCGACCTGCTGCGCGATCACGAAGAAATCCGCGCCCGCCTCCAGCAACGCTTTACCCACATCCTCGTCGACGAATACCAGGACACCAACACGATCCAGAGCGAGATCGTGGACCTGCTGGCGGGCGAGCGCCACAACATCATGGCCGTGGGCGACGACGCGCAGTGCATCTACACCTGGCGCGGTGCCAACTTCGAAAACATCCGCGACTTCCCCGACCGCCACCCCGGCACCCAGATCTACAAGATCGTGCGCAACTACCGCAGCACGCCCGAGATCCTCGCCCTCGCCAACAGCGTGCTGCGCGCCCAGCCAGCCGCCGCCGGCTACGAAAAGGAACTCGTGGCCGCCCGCGAGCCCGGCCTCCTGCCCTTTATCGTGCCCGCCATCGACTCCAAGATGCAGGCGCAGTTCATCATCAAACGCATCGAAGCCCTCTTCCGCGACGGCGAGTGCAAGCTGGGCGACATCGCGATCCTCTACCGCTCGCACTACCAGGCGCTCGACCTGCAGCTCGAATTCTCCCGCCGCGGCATCCCCTTCGTCATCACCAGCGGCGTCCGCTTCTTCGAGCAAGCCCACATCCGCGACTTCGTCTCGCAGCTCATCGTCGTCAGCAATCCCACCAATCTGCAAGCGTGGGAGCGCCTGCTCTGCCTGCTGGAAAAAGTCGGCCCCGTCACCGTCAACAAGATCCTCAAGGCCGCGCAAAAGGTCGTGGAGGCCCAGGCGAAGACCCACCAGGCCGACCAAGGCTCGCTCTTCGAAGCCGCCGCCCCCCGCCAGAGCGAAAGCCTGATCCAGGCTATGGCCGACGAAACCGTGGTGGCCAAAGTGCCCGACGTCTCCCGCGACACCTTTGTCTCGCTCGTCGCCACCCTGCGCGAGCTGGAGGCGGCCATGCAACAGCCCGCCACCCTCGTCAAGCCCGTGCGCCTGATCGAGCTGGCGATCGAAGGCTGGTACGTCGACCACATGCGCAACCTCTACGCCAACTACCGCGAGCGCGAAGACGACCTGCAAGGCCTGGTGGAGTTCGCCGCCCGCTTCGAGACCCTCGAAGACCTGCTCTCGCAACTCGTGCTGCTCAACTCCGAGACCACCAACCGGGGCGTGGAGCTGAGCGACGACACCGTACGCATGACCACGATCCACCAGTCCAAAGGGCTTGAATTCCCCGTCGTGTTTGTCATCGGCGTGGCGGAAGAACAGTTCCCCAGCCGCCGCACGATCGAAACGGGCGACATGGAGGAAGAGCGCCGCCTCTTTTACGTGGCCGTGACCCGCGCCAAGGACGAGCTCTACCTCTGCTACCCCATGATCAACGCCGGGCGCGGCGGCGGCTCCCTCCGCCTCGAGCCCAGCCGCTTCCTGCAAGAGCTGCCTCGCGACCTCTACGAAAAGCTCAATGCCCGCAGCGTCACCGCCCACTATTAG